The Bacillus vallismortis genome window below encodes:
- a CDS encoding CPBP family intramembrane glutamic endopeptidase, with amino-acid sequence MNSLSVVFWVILAVVGLLLFIKFKPPTIASLLLSKDEAKEISIQFIKEFVGMDVENWDFYSVYWYDHDTVNKLHHLGILKKNRKVLYDVGLVESWRVRFVHQNQSFVVGVNANREITFFYADVPKKSLSGKFEQVSPEALKQRLMVSPDGLWSRVNMTGTGKKEEDFSEVSTYWYIAEAGDIRLKVTVELQGGRISYIGTEQEILTDQMSKVIRDEQVESTFGVSGMLGSAIAMVVAILILVFMDVQTSIITSLVLGLLIIICQSLTLKEDIQLTIVNAYDARMSVKTVSLLGVLSTLLTGLLTGFVVFICSMAGNALAGELGWKTFEQPMIQIFYGIGAGLISLGVTSLLFNILEKKHYLSISPELSNRTVFLSGFTFRQGLNMSIQSSVGEEVIYRLLMISVIWWLSGNIIISIIVSSFLWAIMHQVTGYDPRWIRWLHLFIFGCFLGVLFIKFGFICVLAAHFIHNLVLVCMPLWQFKLQKHMHHEKPKYTSF; translated from the coding sequence ATGAATAGTCTATCGGTGGTATTTTGGGTTATTTTGGCAGTTGTTGGATTGCTGTTATTTATTAAATTTAAGCCTCCAACAATTGCTTCACTGCTCTTAAGCAAAGATGAGGCAAAGGAAATAAGTATACAATTTATAAAAGAGTTTGTTGGGATGGATGTGGAAAACTGGGATTTTTATTCGGTATATTGGTATGACCATGATACAGTGAATAAACTTCATCACTTAGGCATACTTAAGAAAAATAGAAAGGTTTTATATGATGTCGGGTTGGTCGAATCATGGAGAGTCCGTTTCGTTCACCAAAATCAATCATTTGTAGTTGGTGTCAATGCCAATCGAGAAATCACTTTTTTTTATGCGGACGTTCCCAAAAAGTCCCTCTCAGGGAAGTTTGAACAAGTTTCTCCAGAGGCACTCAAGCAGAGGTTAATGGTTTCGCCTGATGGACTTTGGTCTAGAGTAAATATGACTGGTACTGGTAAAAAAGAAGAAGATTTTAGCGAGGTCAGTACTTATTGGTACATAGCGGAAGCTGGAGATATTCGACTAAAGGTGACAGTTGAATTACAGGGTGGGCGAATTTCTTATATTGGGACTGAACAAGAAATACTAACTGATCAAATGAGTAAAGTCATTCGAGATGAACAAGTGGAGTCGACATTCGGAGTATCTGGTATGTTGGGTTCAGCTATAGCGATGGTAGTTGCCATTCTCATACTTGTATTTATGGATGTGCAAACAAGTATAATCACTAGCCTTGTTCTAGGTTTGTTGATTATAATATGCCAGTCGTTGACACTAAAAGAAGACATCCAATTGACAATTGTGAATGCTTATGATGCAAGGATGAGTGTCAAAACGGTCAGCTTGTTAGGTGTTTTGTCTACACTTCTTACAGGATTATTAACAGGGTTTGTAGTATTTATATGTTCAATGGCAGGAAATGCGCTTGCTGGTGAATTAGGATGGAAAACGTTTGAACAACCAATGATTCAGATTTTCTACGGAATAGGAGCGGGGCTCATTAGTTTGGGAGTGACTTCTCTACTGTTTAACATATTAGAGAAAAAGCATTATTTAAGTATATCTCCTGAGCTTTCTAACCGAACCGTCTTTCTATCAGGTTTTACTTTTAGACAAGGATTGAATATGAGCATACAAAGTTCAGTCGGAGAGGAGGTCATCTATCGGTTGCTAATGATTTCAGTCATTTGGTGGTTGAGTGGAAATATCATTATTTCCATTATTGTATCGTCCTTTTTATGGGCGATTATGCACCAAGTAACTGGATATGATCCAAGGTGGATACGTTGGCTACATCTATTTATATTCGGTTGCTTTTTGGGAGTTCTATTTATCAAATTTGGTTTTATATGTGTATTAGCAGCTCATTTCATTCATAATTTAGTGCTCGTCTGTATGCCGCTGTGGCAATTTAAACTTCAGAAACATATGCATCACGAAAAACCAAAGTATACTTCATTCTAA
- a CDS encoding ABC transporter ATP-binding protein: protein MQLMQVQDLRKCYRNGDGIEHLSFSIKRGEIVALLGPNGAGKTTTIRCLTGLYKPDKGNILIDGSPPGHVTVQKKVALIPDQPYLYPTLTAAEHIQFRARGFHQGKKGLKERVYYALKEVHLEEKANELCGQLSRGQKQRVVLAGAIVQDALLYILDEPTVGLDIPSKQWLSNWLKAKTDQGCAAFVSTHSLEFVLETADRVLLIRDGELMKSLSVPQFKEEQSEWRKEVIRLLGEWSDE, encoded by the coding sequence ATGCAATTGATGCAAGTACAAGATTTAAGAAAGTGCTATCGAAATGGTGATGGGATTGAACATTTGTCTTTCTCAATAAAGCGAGGAGAAATTGTGGCGCTATTAGGGCCAAATGGAGCTGGAAAAACAACGACAATTCGATGTTTGACGGGGCTTTACAAGCCAGATAAAGGCAACATTCTCATTGATGGTTCTCCTCCGGGCCATGTAACTGTTCAAAAAAAAGTAGCGCTCATTCCGGATCAGCCTTACCTGTATCCGACATTAACAGCTGCTGAACATATTCAGTTCAGGGCAAGAGGATTTCATCAAGGTAAAAAGGGTTTAAAAGAACGGGTTTATTATGCATTGAAGGAAGTACACTTGGAGGAGAAAGCAAATGAATTGTGTGGTCAGCTGTCAAGAGGCCAGAAGCAGCGGGTTGTCTTAGCAGGGGCAATAGTTCAAGATGCTTTGCTTTATATATTGGATGAGCCGACTGTAGGTCTCGATATTCCATCAAAACAGTGGCTCTCAAACTGGTTAAAAGCCAAGACAGATCAAGGCTGTGCAGCATTTGTGTCAACTCATAGTCTTGAATTTGTATTAGAAACAGCAGACAGGGTGTTATTAATTCGAGATGGTGAACTTATGAAGAGTTTGTCTGTTCCTCAATTCAAAGAGGAACAATCGGAATGGAGAAAAGAAGTGATTCGTCTTCTAGGGGAATGGTCAGATGAATAA
- the skfF gene encoding sporulation killing factor system integral membrane protein, with translation MNNIMSFLWLQSKRRFVNQGQEKKMPFLIMLLFVGAIGFQVSFVSRSAIWDMNLTGWVLTGVFILYTAFGLFSNRLPSQMADIMWLYCTPASFSKVVYSVLIFSVTWKALLWIISAIFGDVLIVLLSGKHINLIGRSIIFVGLFFIAEVWLMSVSCARTVKKMKRVYISVFLLMLGIYFMCLFQLYFLQHSSGLWEGIGRFISGVGVVFEALSPLYVAVFIGIIAVSFITISFTSSLVEMKESLVKEAEFWEEFQERQFGSGQIMQKPRKTWWGLQGLNGIWSFLWLELLLMKKHLFFHSIHTFTLGCVFYVVIFIYPEWFYLLFFLVVSAVMLSSYYSGIVRHSQSGALYLFPGALWGKIIILELMNTVWLFILYCISIAFMAVENLVYWYIYGLGIYIWFMTIRLFTFNNTSRNDFKLSLPQYYKSFFMALGLSGICLYVIHLLTAGWYTLVVVVCVGSLCWCMLNRFR, from the coding sequence ATGAATAATATCATGTCTTTTTTATGGCTTCAGTCAAAAAGGCGTTTTGTAAATCAAGGTCAGGAAAAAAAGATGCCTTTTTTGATCATGCTCCTTTTTGTTGGGGCCATCGGATTTCAAGTAAGTTTCGTTTCAAGATCTGCGATATGGGATATGAATCTTACTGGTTGGGTGCTTACAGGTGTTTTTATCCTTTATACGGCATTTGGACTTTTCTCCAATCGATTGCCAAGTCAGATGGCCGATATCATGTGGCTGTATTGCACTCCTGCTTCATTTTCAAAAGTTGTGTATAGTGTTTTAATTTTCAGCGTCACTTGGAAGGCGTTGCTTTGGATCATCTCGGCCATATTCGGTGATGTATTGATTGTACTTCTGTCCGGTAAGCATATCAATTTAATAGGCAGATCTATAATTTTTGTAGGGCTCTTTTTTATCGCTGAAGTGTGGTTGATGTCTGTCTCATGTGCTAGAACAGTGAAGAAAATGAAAAGAGTATACATTTCAGTCTTTCTTCTAATGCTGGGTATTTATTTCATGTGTCTTTTTCAACTCTACTTTCTACAACATTCATCTGGGCTGTGGGAGGGTATTGGTCGTTTTATTAGTGGCGTAGGTGTAGTGTTTGAGGCATTGTCGCCGTTGTATGTGGCTGTATTTATTGGAATCATTGCAGTTTCTTTTATAACAATTTCTTTTACGAGCAGTCTGGTAGAAATGAAGGAATCGTTGGTAAAGGAGGCTGAATTCTGGGAGGAGTTTCAAGAACGTCAATTTGGTTCAGGGCAAATTATGCAGAAACCAAGGAAGACTTGGTGGGGACTGCAAGGTCTAAATGGTATTTGGTCATTTCTGTGGTTGGAACTGTTGCTTATGAAAAAACATTTATTTTTTCATAGCATCCATACCTTCACGCTGGGCTGCGTCTTTTATGTCGTCATTTTTATATATCCAGAATGGTTTTATCTTCTTTTCTTTCTCGTCGTCTCGGCAGTCATGTTGAGTTCCTATTATTCAGGAATAGTCAGGCATTCGCAATCAGGCGCCCTTTATTTATTCCCTGGAGCCCTTTGGGGAAAAATCATTATTCTAGAGCTAATGAATACAGTCTGGTTGTTTATTCTTTACTGTATTTCTATTGCTTTCATGGCAGTTGAGAATTTAGTTTATTGGTATATATATGGCTTAGGGATATATATATGGTTCATGACAATAAGACTGTTTACTTTTAACAATACAAGTCGAAACGATTTTAAGCTTTCATTGCCTCAATACTACAAGTCATTTTTTATGGCATTAGGGCTTAGCGGCATTTGTTTGTATGTTATTCATTTATTGACTGCTGGCTGGTATACATTAGTGGTGGTTGTCTGTGTAGGGAGCCTTTGTTGGTGCATGCTTAATCGTTTCAGATAG
- the skfG gene encoding sporulation killing factor biosynthesis/export protein SkfG, with translation MKSNGDELSLSVQNLAKTNEITIVQAIGELKKSGKDAIPVLVEALKEEGSLRNIAAAVLGEFGEDASEAAKELSCLLKSHAEDTRMAAAISLMRIGKPSLPFVIKIAQESEGQSCFWASWCIAWIDPSYIEPKMYECLKREHEHPSGMVAPFAAEEALGKLIAFQLKDKED, from the coding sequence ATGAAATCAAATGGTGATGAATTGTCGCTGTCTGTTCAGAATTTAGCGAAAACAAATGAGATCACAATTGTTCAAGCGATAGGGGAGCTAAAGAAATCAGGAAAAGATGCGATACCTGTTTTGGTTGAGGCCTTAAAAGAGGAAGGATCTTTACGTAATATTGCTGCGGCTGTTTTAGGTGAGTTTGGGGAAGACGCGAGTGAAGCAGCGAAGGAGCTATCATGTTTATTAAAAAGTCATGCCGAAGATACAAGAATGGCAGCGGCCATTTCACTCATGAGAATCGGGAAGCCCAGTCTGCCCTTTGTCATCAAAATTGCTCAAGAAAGTGAAGGACAATCGTGCTTTTGGGCATCTTGGTGTATCGCATGGATCGATCCTTCTTACATTGAACCGAAGATGTATGAATGTCTAAAACGCGAGCATGAACACCCTTCAGGAATGGTTGCTCCGTTTGCAGCTGAAGAGGCATTAGGAAAGCTGATTGCTTTTCAGCTGAAAGACAAGGAGGATTGA
- a CDS encoding TlpA disulfide reductase family protein, protein MKAEQIMKEWPIHLPWLNQSQIDLTCPSGTYHLLYFWSMSCPNCHQLTDKVLQDIKDMNVKVIGVHVPYIEEEKSMEVVSTYALDRGIDIPIVLDQNYEIVTSCHVQGIPSFCLLSQYGQIVAKTMGDVGWGKMVKRINGL, encoded by the coding sequence ATGAAAGCTGAACAAATAATGAAAGAATGGCCAATTCATTTACCCTGGTTGAATCAATCACAGATTGATTTGACATGTCCAAGTGGCACATATCATCTTCTTTATTTTTGGTCAATGAGCTGTCCAAACTGTCACCAATTAACAGATAAAGTCCTTCAAGATATAAAGGATATGAATGTGAAAGTAATCGGAGTACATGTCCCTTACATAGAAGAAGAGAAATCTATGGAGGTTGTCTCGACGTATGCTCTTGATAGGGGAATAGATATTCCGATTGTATTAGACCAAAACTATGAGATTGTCACAAGTTGTCACGTACAAGGTATTCCTAGCTTTTGTCTATTAAGTCAATACGGGCAGATCGTAGCTAAAACAATGGGGGATGTTGGTTGGGGTAAGATGGTAAAAAGGATTAATGGCTTGTGA
- a CDS encoding alpha/beta fold hydrolase, whose protein sequence is MKTLWKVLKIVFGGLAALILLVSVSVFIYHHYQLNKEAALMKGKGTVVDVDGKKMNVYEEGSGKDTFVFMSGSGIAAPVYEMKGLYSKFSKENKIAVVDRAGYGYSDVSHDDRDIDTILEQTREALMKSGNKPPYILMPHSISGIEAMYWAQKYPKEIKAIIAMDIGLPQQYVTYKLSGVDRLKVRGFHLLTSIGFHRFMPSAVYNPEVVRQSFLTDEEKESYKAISYKQFFNADMEHELLESYQNGSKSVNLPVPKETPIFILDAVSDQNRNSKYAIQNRKDYEAFAAQFNTADIKELRGTHSIYLYQPDQIYKLSMEFMRKVR, encoded by the coding sequence ATGAAAACATTATGGAAAGTCCTAAAGATCGTTTTTGGCGGCTTGGCTGCTTTGATTTTGCTTGTATCCGTCTCGGTATTTATTTATCACCATTATCAATTAAATAAGGAAGCAGCACTGATGAAAGGCAAAGGCACAGTAGTCGATGTGGATGGTAAAAAGATGAATGTCTATGAAGAGGGGAGTGGGAAGGATACGTTTGTGTTTATGTCCGGTTCGGGGATTGCTGCGCCTGTTTATGAGATGAAGGGGCTGTATAGCAAATTTTCAAAGGAAAATAAAATTGCTGTTGTAGATCGGGCTGGTTATGGATACAGTGATGTGTCTCACGATGATAGAGACATTGATACGATACTGGAACAGACGAGGGAAGCGCTTATGAAAAGCGGAAATAAGCCTCCATATATTCTAATGCCTCATTCCATATCGGGGATTGAAGCGATGTATTGGGCACAGAAATATCCTAAGGAAATAAAGGCGATAATTGCGATGGATATTGGATTGCCCCAGCAGTATGTCACGTATAAATTGAGCGGGGTTGACAGACTGAAAGTGAGAGGCTTCCATCTGTTAACGTCGATTGGTTTTCATCGGTTTATGCCTTCCGCTGTATATAATCCTGAAGTGGTTCGACAGTCATTTTTAACGGATGAAGAAAAAGAAAGCTATAAAGCGATTTCTTACAAACAATTTTTTAATGCCGATATGGAGCATGAGCTTTTAGAGTCTTACCAAAACGGCAGCAAATCTGTGAATCTGCCAGTACCTAAAGAAACTCCCATCTTCATCTTAGATGCGGTTTCTGACCAAAATAGAAATTCAAAGTATGCCATACAAAACCGAAAAGATTATGAAGCGTTTGCGGCTCAATTCAATACAGCCGATATAAAGGAACTGAGGGGAACACACAGTATTTATTTATATCAGCCAGATCAAATATATAAACTCTCCATGGAGTTTATGAGAAAGGTTCGCTAG
- the ybdJ gene encoding two-component system response regulator YbdJ: MKGYHILIVEDDVMIGGLLQKILQREGYHVMWKTDGADVLSVIQKVDLVIMDVMLPGEDGYQMSAKIKKLGLRIPVIFLSARNDMDSKLQGLQVGEDYMVKPFDPRELLLRMQNMLEHHYGTFTQIKHLYIDAETKKVFNETLHDEVLFTAIERKIFFYLYENRDSTLTKEHFFEYLWQLEDRNPNIVNVHIKKIRAKINDQAGEIIENIYGEGYRLNTVVKK; the protein is encoded by the coding sequence ATGAAGGGTTATCATATTTTAATCGTTGAAGACGATGTGATGATTGGTGGTTTGCTGCAAAAGATTTTGCAGCGTGAGGGCTATCATGTGATGTGGAAAACCGATGGAGCGGATGTACTTTCGGTGATTCAGAAGGTGGATTTGGTCATTATGGATGTGATGCTGCCGGGTGAAGACGGATATCAAATGTCTGCCAAAATCAAAAAGCTGGGGCTGCGCATTCCGGTCATTTTTCTCTCGGCCCGCAATGATATGGACAGCAAGCTTCAAGGTTTGCAGGTCGGCGAGGATTATATGGTGAAGCCTTTTGATCCGAGGGAGCTGCTGTTAAGAATGCAGAATATGCTTGAGCATCATTATGGCACTTTTACGCAAATCAAACATTTATATATTGATGCAGAAACGAAAAAAGTGTTCAATGAAACTTTGCATGATGAGGTGCTGTTTACGGCAATTGAGCGGAAAATTTTCTTTTATTTATATGAAAATAGGGACAGCACCCTGACAAAGGAACATTTCTTTGAATATCTGTGGCAGCTCGAAGACAGAAACCCGAATATCGTCAATGTGCACATTAAAAAAATCAGAGCTAAAATCAATGATCAAGCGGGTGAGATTATTGAAAATATATATGGAGAAGGGTATCGGCTGAATACCGTTGTGAAGAAATGA
- a CDS encoding HAMP domain-containing sensor histidine kinase: MKLKTKYQLLLCTAVISVPVLLLAVSILMSVIYDSMFKPMNHGMPFHRSFAYPAMLIVFLLSLLLLAFLFSKSIHSLLHKINLLNQTIRHLASDQKVPDKIEVKRADEIGELIKSVNLLIERTTYRELELRQQEEVKKELLQKLRHDMNTPLTALRLQLFYLEGQCDDQAVFESLYQQIHYIAELTNEFNLYSAETLESSYIVNEEVRINELLETAVKKWDYLYSMNGIGLHYKPADQDVLWMSNGLWLQRLFDNIFQNTLKHSKAEKIEVTIEHGTVSICDDGIGFDRNQNSEGLGLKIIDDICRLLSITYELQTNENGTGFLFSKE; encoded by the coding sequence ATGAAGCTCAAGACAAAATATCAGTTGTTACTATGTACCGCCGTCATTAGTGTTCCGGTGCTATTGCTGGCGGTTAGCATTTTGATGTCGGTCATTTATGACAGCATGTTTAAACCGATGAATCATGGTATGCCTTTTCACAGGTCTTTTGCGTATCCGGCAATGCTCATTGTATTTTTATTATCACTCTTATTGTTAGCTTTTTTATTTTCAAAGTCGATTCATTCTCTGCTGCATAAAATCAATCTATTGAATCAAACCATTCGGCACCTGGCGAGTGATCAAAAGGTGCCTGATAAAATAGAAGTGAAACGCGCTGATGAAATCGGGGAACTGATTAAGTCGGTTAATTTGTTAATTGAACGGACGACATACCGTGAACTGGAACTGAGGCAGCAGGAAGAAGTGAAAAAGGAACTTTTGCAAAAACTGCGTCATGACATGAATACACCTTTAACCGCTCTCAGGCTGCAGTTATTTTATTTGGAGGGCCAATGTGATGATCAGGCCGTATTTGAATCATTGTATCAGCAAATCCACTATATCGCGGAATTAACCAATGAATTCAATCTATATTCCGCTGAGACGTTGGAAAGTTCTTATATCGTAAATGAAGAAGTCCGTATAAATGAGCTGTTAGAAACAGCGGTGAAAAAATGGGATTATTTGTATAGTATGAATGGGATTGGGCTGCACTATAAGCCGGCAGATCAAGATGTACTATGGATGAGCAACGGGTTATGGTTGCAAAGGCTGTTTGATAATATTTTTCAAAACACGTTAAAGCATTCAAAAGCTGAAAAAATAGAAGTCACGATTGAACATGGGACTGTTTCTATTTGTGATGACGGCATTGGATTTGATCGTAATCAGAACAGTGAGGGGCTTGGGTTAAAGATTATTGATGATATATGCAGGCTGCTGTCGATTACTTATGAGCTGCAGACAAATGAGAATGGAACGGGGTTCTTGTTTTCGAAAGAGTGA
- a CDS encoding protein kinase, protein MALKQLKKLLFDRPLKDGVILNNRYKIEECLGMGGYGLVYLCTDLHTQTPYVLKQLRPTKAKKEKERVRFQQEMKLIKSIHHPQIPAFIEDFIIDGQAYYAMQFIEGDNIEELLFFRKQPFTELMALLLISQLLEIVEYLHDHLIFHSDIRTPNIIINNGRLCLIDFGLAKQLTTEETEEIKVRKQDDFFDLGETLLFLLYSQYKGKKKKNATWLEELTLTKEVTLLLKKLLGIDEEYQHTASIREDLNRAIQSATQKNPCPKSGTRTFLD, encoded by the coding sequence ATGGCATTAAAACAGCTGAAAAAACTGTTATTTGACCGCCCTCTAAAGGACGGCGTTATCCTGAACAACCGATACAAAATTGAAGAATGCCTCGGCATGGGCGGCTATGGCTTGGTTTATTTGTGCACGGATCTCCATACGCAAACACCTTATGTCTTAAAACAGCTGCGGCCGACAAAAGCGAAAAAGGAAAAAGAAAGAGTCCGCTTCCAGCAGGAAATGAAGCTGATCAAAAGCATTCACCACCCGCAAATCCCAGCCTTCATAGAAGATTTCATCATAGACGGACAGGCTTATTATGCCATGCAGTTCATTGAAGGAGATAATATAGAAGAATTATTATTTTTTCGAAAACAGCCATTTACAGAGCTTATGGCGTTACTGCTGATTTCGCAGTTGCTTGAGATTGTAGAATACCTGCATGATCACCTGATTTTTCACAGCGACATCAGAACGCCTAATATCATCATCAATAATGGCAGGCTCTGCCTCATCGATTTCGGCCTTGCAAAGCAATTGACTACTGAAGAAACGGAGGAAATAAAAGTGAGGAAACAGGATGACTTTTTTGATCTCGGAGAAACACTGTTATTCCTGCTGTACTCTCAATATAAAGGAAAAAAGAAGAAAAACGCCACTTGGCTGGAGGAATTAACGCTGACAAAAGAAGTAACCCTGCTGCTGAAAAAATTATTGGGCATTGATGAAGAGTATCAGCACACCGCTTCCATCCGTGAAGACCTAAACCGTGCCATTCAATCGGCCACACAAAAAAACCCTTGTCCCAAAAGCGGAACAAGAACTTTTTTGGATTAA
- a CDS encoding DUF4885 domain-containing protein, protein MRLNRQFIRTQLMVQNILKQDPAAKRENTSENTAAVLEKAYSRLESRSANKGINQFNYSKTSVAGNSGTFSKVYQSANDRTVRDTGEETVIQSNNPYESESDIRIKILDEKYSRINAINKTKSDPLGYIKDKYQNSKSPYFRSDLSAAERQAAYDNETEWLFKGKAQNYNLQDAVFRNVTFHGEVEAENEKVYQRSQVNQQLQVLLNRNDIHIPEGTELTFTITPIDYKVQVSGTKDEALIKQIEQALQAGDNSKELFLHIMKSQSIDSTQYSEEAYQKYQAAREMYDVTGYQLRDLEVIDGRYVTPDGRDLLDVYKEELEKDPVQKQTASYAISHYRSELSKMAEAGYDAIPDFILSIDYSNGSLRDVGQSKSYGTGDTEWLETLKRLTGVTY, encoded by the coding sequence ATGCGTCTGAATCGGCAATTTATCCGCACACAGCTGATGGTACAGAACATATTGAAACAGGATCCGGCTGCCAAGCGCGAGAATACGTCTGAAAATACAGCGGCGGTGCTGGAAAAGGCATACAGCAGGCTTGAGTCACGATCTGCCAATAAGGGAATCAATCAGTTCAATTATTCTAAAACCAGTGTGGCTGGAAACAGCGGAACGTTCAGCAAAGTGTATCAATCAGCAAATGATCGAACAGTGAGGGACACAGGGGAAGAAACAGTGATTCAATCCAATAACCCCTATGAATCTGAGAGTGATATCAGAATCAAAATACTGGATGAAAAATACAGCAGGATAAATGCGATTAACAAAACAAAGTCTGATCCATTAGGCTATATTAAGGATAAATATCAAAATTCAAAGTCGCCTTATTTCAGAAGTGATCTGTCAGCTGCGGAAAGACAGGCTGCTTACGATAATGAAACAGAGTGGCTATTCAAAGGGAAGGCGCAAAACTATAACCTGCAGGATGCTGTGTTTCGCAATGTCACGTTTCATGGGGAAGTGGAAGCTGAGAATGAAAAGGTGTATCAGCGGAGCCAGGTCAACCAGCAGCTGCAAGTGCTGTTGAATCGAAACGATATTCACATTCCGGAGGGGACAGAGCTGACGTTTACGATTACGCCGATTGACTATAAGGTACAGGTGAGCGGGACGAAAGATGAGGCACTCATAAAGCAAATTGAGCAAGCGCTGCAAGCTGGAGACAACAGCAAAGAGCTATTTTTACATATCATGAAAAGCCAAAGTATCGACTCGACACAATATTCCGAAGAGGCATATCAAAAGTATCAAGCTGCTCGTGAGATGTACGACGTCACAGGCTATCAGTTGAGGGATTTAGAAGTGATCGACGGGCGGTACGTCACACCTGATGGACGTGACTTATTAGACGTATATAAAGAAGAGCTTGAAAAAGATCCTGTACAAAAACAAACGGCTTCCTATGCTATATCTCACTATCGTTCGGAGCTCAGTAAAATGGCGGAAGCCGGGTATGATGCCATTCCGGATTTCATTCTATCAATTGATTACAGCAATGGATCTCTTAGAGATGTGGGGCAAAGCAAGAGCTACGGCACCGGAGATACCGAGTGGCTTGAAACATTAAAACGTCTAACTGGCGTGACTTATTAG
- a CDS encoding amino acid permease: protein MANQELKRGLGARHIQMIALGGTIGVGLFMGSASTISWTGPSVLLAYAICGIFIFFIMRAMGEMLYVEPSTGSFATFGHNYIHPLAGYMTAWSNWFQWVIVGMSEIIAVGSYMKYWFPDLPAWIPGIVAMVILGAANLISVKSFGEFEFWFAMIKIVTIILMIIAGIGIIFFGFGNGGDAIGLSNLWSHGGFFTNGFSGFFFALSLVIAAYQGVELIGITAGEAKDPKNTLRSAIQSIIWRILIFYIGAIFVIVTVYPWDELNSLGSPFVSTFAKIGVTAAAGIINFVVITAAMSGCNSGIFSAGRMLYTLGVNGQAPKFFTKISRNGVPLYGTIAVMIGLAVGVVLNYIAPPKVFVYVYSASVLPGMIPWFVILISHIGFRKAKGAALDKHPFKMPFAPFTNYVTIAFLLMVLVGMWFNDDTRISLIVGVIFLALVVISYYGFGIGKRTQANVTKSDQAVE, encoded by the coding sequence GTGGCAAATCAAGAATTAAAGAGGGGCTTGGGCGCGCGTCATATTCAGATGATCGCCTTGGGAGGTACGATTGGTGTTGGCTTGTTTATGGGTTCTGCCAGCACGATTTCATGGACTGGTCCGTCTGTCCTTTTGGCTTATGCAATATGCGGAATTTTTATCTTTTTTATCATGCGTGCGATGGGTGAAATGCTGTATGTCGAGCCGAGCACGGGTTCTTTCGCGACATTCGGCCATAACTATATTCATCCGCTGGCAGGTTATATGACAGCCTGGAGCAACTGGTTCCAGTGGGTTATCGTCGGCATGTCAGAAATTATCGCTGTCGGTTCGTATATGAAATATTGGTTCCCGGATTTGCCTGCTTGGATACCTGGTATCGTGGCAATGGTGATTCTCGGGGCGGCGAACTTAATTTCTGTTAAGTCGTTTGGTGAGTTTGAGTTTTGGTTTGCGATGATTAAAATCGTGACGATTATCTTGATGATTATTGCCGGAATCGGGATCATTTTCTTCGGATTTGGCAACGGCGGAGATGCGATCGGATTGTCGAACCTGTGGTCTCACGGAGGATTCTTTACTAACGGCTTCTCTGGCTTCTTCTTTGCGCTGTCTCTCGTTATTGCGGCCTATCAAGGGGTTGAGCTGATCGGGATTACAGCCGGTGAAGCGAAAGACCCGAAAAACACGCTAAGAAGTGCGATTCAAAGTATTATCTGGCGTATTTTGATTTTCTATATTGGCGCTATCTTTGTGATCGTGACAGTGTATCCTTGGGATGAGCTCAATTCACTTGGAAGTCCGTTCGTGTCTACGTTCGCGAAAATCGGAGTTACGGCAGCGGCCGGCATTATTAACTTTGTCGTGATTACAGCGGCAATGTCGGGCTGTAACAGCGGTATTTTCAGTGCAGGACGCATGCTCTATACACTTGGGGTAAATGGACAAGCACCGAAATTCTTTACGAAGATTTCACGCAATGGGGTGCCGCTCTACGGCACAATTGCTGTAATGATCGGTTTGGCTGTCGGTGTTGTGCTGAACTATATCGCGCCGCCGAAGGTTTTTGTGTATGTGTACAGCGCAAGCGTGCTGCCTGGTATGATTCCTTGGTTTGTCATCTTGATCAGCCACATCGGATTCAGAAAAGCGAAGGGCGCTGCATTAGATAAACATCCATTCAAAATGCCGTTTGCACCTTTCACAAACTATGTGACGATTGCTTTCTTGCTGATGGTTCTGGTCGGCATGTGGTTCAACGATGATACTCGTATCTCTCTGATTGTAGGCGTGATTTTCTTAGCGCTTGTGGTCATTAGTTATTATGGGTTTGGGATTGGCAAACGTACGCAGGCGAATGTGACAAAAAGCGATCAAGCGGTTGAATAA